In the Nitrososphaerota archaeon genome, one interval contains:
- a CDS encoding fumarylacetoacetate hydrolase family protein yields MRIATFSPKNNLNEIKVGIVFNENKIMDVNAAYTFYLENELEVSDSKQIANAIMPNDMLSVIKRYAIFSRELNDLIKYIKKLKENEIKKHNIFYNLNEVKFRPPIINPSKIVCIGLNYEEYRRMLGYEKPEVPYFFLKAPSTLIGHEDIVYIPQGKIPETSSNCLFHEFELAFIIGKKAKFVSKEDAEKYIFGYTIFNDITAHDIEMKKIGHFSYQQRSKAFDTFSPIGPWIVTKDQLKDVDNLKIIRRRNGIVECESNTRNMIFKIPEIIEFLTEMMTLEPGDIVSTASPPAGPENGLKDGDIIEAEIEGIGVLKNYVKLAKK; encoded by the coding sequence ATGAGAATAGCAACTTTTTCACCTAAAAATAATTTAAATGAAATAAAAGTTGGAATTGTATTTAATGAAAATAAAATAATGGATGTTAATGCTGCATACACATTTTATCTAGAAAATGAATTAGAAGTTTCAGATTCTAAGCAAATTGCTAATGCCATTATGCCAAATGATATGTTAAGTGTTATTAAAAGATATGCGATATTTAGTAGAGAATTAAATGATTTAATTAAGTATATTAAAAAGTTAAAAGAAAATGAGATAAAAAAGCATAATATTTTTTATAATTTAAATGAAGTTAAATTTAGACCACCAATAATTAATCCATCTAAAATTGTTTGTATAGGATTAAATTATGAAGAATATAGAAGGATGCTTGGTTACGAGAAACCTGAAGTCCCATATTTCTTCCTTAAAGCTCCTTCAACTTTAATAGGTCATGAAGATATAGTATATATTCCTCAGGGAAAAATTCCAGAAACTTCTTCTAATTGTCTTTTTCATGAATTTGAGCTTGCTTTTATAATAGGTAAAAAAGCAAAATTTGTTTCAAAAGAAGATGCTGAAAAATATATTTTTGGATATACTATATTTAATGATATAACAGCTCACGATATTGAAATGAAGAAAATTGGACATTTTTCATATCAACAAAGATCAAAAGCATTTGATACCTTTTCTCCAATAGGACCGTGGATTGTTACTAAGGATCAATTAAAGGATGTTGATAATTTAAAAATAATTAGAAGGAGAAATGGAATAGTAGAGTGCGAGTCCAATACTCGTAATATGATATTTAAAATACCGGAAATAATCGAATTTTTAACTGAAATGATGACTTTAGAACCAGGAGATATAGTATCAACAGCAAGTCCACCAGCAGGTCCTGAAAATGGTTTAAAAGATGGAGATATAATCGAAGCTGAGATAGAAGGAATTGGAGTATTAAAAAATTATGTTAAATTAGCTAAAAAATAA